A window of the Brassica oleracea var. oleracea cultivar TO1000 chromosome C1, BOL, whole genome shotgun sequence genome harbors these coding sequences:
- the LOC106334733 gene encoding uncharacterized protein At1g43920, Chloroplastic-like: MSSSSEVQYGGGDRGFPTKCDCGLRVVPLLLKTQENPGRLFYRCISKKDVEDAIPKLEIIDREITKTKTEVEELRTLIEDLKKDVARSQIEIRNWKALKAVCLLCVLWLCC; this comes from the exons ATGAGTTCATCTTCCGAAGTACAATATGGAGGAGGAGATCGTGGGTTCCCAACGAAGTGTGACTGTGGATTACGTGTGGTACCTTTACTATTGAAGACACAAGAGAATCCAGGAAGACTTTTCTACCGTTGTATAAGCAAAAAGGAT GTTGAAGATGCTATTCCAAAACTCGAAATCATTGACAGGGAGATTACTAAGACCAAAACTGAGGTTGAGGAGTTAAGGACTTTGATTGAAGATTTGAAGAAAGATGTAGCAAGGAGCCAGATAGAAATCAGGAATTGGAAAGCTTTGAAGGCAGTGTGCCTTTTGTGTGTTTTATGGCTTTGTTGTTAG